Proteins encoded together in one Triticum dicoccoides isolate Atlit2015 ecotype Zavitan chromosome 7B, WEW_v2.0, whole genome shotgun sequence window:
- the LOC119341290 gene encoding F-box/kelch-repeat protein SKIP30-like: MVECTMVSTLLDGLPNEVALQCLARVPFVSHPILQLVCRSWRASVRNGELLNVRNQIGATEELLCVLAFEPENIWQLYDPCRDKWITLPVMPSQIRNIARFGVASVAGKLYVIGGGSDRVDPLTGDHDTIFASNEVWSYDPLHRLWAQRAPMLVARAMFACCALDGKIIVAGGFTNCRKSISEAEIYDPEADTWESLPDLRQAHPSACSGLVIKDKMHVLHKGISTVQILEDGGNYWAVEDYSWLQGPMAMVGGELYVLSNSCIRKQHGENFPDKMVPCASGFQSRIGFGMIGLGDSICLFGGVIGPGPRNQCIKPLSDVDILNVASERPTWRQGSPMTRCRGSIAGCALLKI; encoded by the coding sequence ATGGTTGAGTGCACAATGGTATCGACCTTACTTGATGGTCTTCCTAATGAAGTGGCTCTCCAGTGCCTTGCACGTGTCCCGTTTGTATCCCATCCTATTCTTCAGCTGGTTTGCCGCTCTTGGAGAGCATCTGTTCGCAATGGGGAGCTTCTCAATGTTCGGAATCAGATTGGTGCGACAGAAGAACTGCTATGCGTGTTGGCATTTGAACCTGAAAACATTTGGCAACTTTATGATCCTTGTCGAGACAAGTGGATAACTCTCCCTGTCATGCCATCTCAGATTAGGAACATTGCCCGTTTTGGAGTTGCCTCTGTTGCTGGAAAACTCTATGTAATTGGTGGTGGCAGTGATAGAGTTGACCCCCTTACTGGAGACCATGACACAATCTTTGCGAGCAATGAGGTCTGGTCTTATGATCCTCTCCACCGCTTGTGggcccagagggctccaatgcttgTAGCTCgagctatgtttgcttgttgtgcaTTGGATGGGAAGATAATTGTTGCTGGGGGCTTTACAAACTGCCGCAAATCGATATCGGAGGCTGAGATTTACGATCCTGAAGCTGACACCTGGGAGTCCCTCCCTGACCTCCGTCAGGCACACCCCTCTGCATGCTCTGGTCTTGTCATCAAGGATAAGATGCACGTATTGCATAAAGGGATATCCACAGTCCAGATTCTCGAAGATGGTGGTAATTATTGGGCTGTTGAGGACTACTCTTGGCTGCAAGGCCCAATGGCAATGGTTGGTGGAGAGTTGTATGTGCTGAGCAATAGCTGCATTAGGAAGCAGCATGGAGAGAATTTCCCTGATAAGATGGTTCCTTGTGCATCAGGATTCCAAAGCAGGATCGGCTTTGGCATGATTGGTTTAGGGGACAGCATATGTTTGTTTGGTGGAGTGATCGGGCCTGGGCCAAGAAATCAGTGCATTAAGCCATTGTCTGATGTTGATATCTTGAATGTCGCAAGCGAGAGGCCAACCTGGCGACAAGGATCACCGATGACGCGTTGCCGAGGTAGTATCGCCGGCTGTGCTCTGCTGAAGATCTAG